A single Glycine soja cultivar W05 chromosome 14, ASM419377v2, whole genome shotgun sequence DNA region contains:
- the LOC114384442 gene encoding cysteine-rich and transmembrane domain-containing protein B-like, which translates to MDSKTKVAILIPGMLAILLFISSEVAARDLKEEGVLKETSKVGDAKLVGGGLQGSGRGSPTPVFPGRGIPGRGFPGQGFPGQGFPGQGFPVQGFPFPGQGYPLVPGQGFPGQGFPGQGFPRQGFPGQGFPGQFRCINGCCYGNARGCLACC; encoded by the exons ATGGATTCGAAGACGAAGGTAGCAATACTTATTCCTGGCATGTTAGCCATACTCCTTTTCATCTCCTCAGAGGTGGCAGCCAGGGACTTGAAAGAGG AGGGGGTTCTTAAAGAGACAAGTAAAGTTGGTGATGCCAAATTAGTTGGTGGAGGGTTGCAAGGCTCTGGTCGTGGCTCACCTACTCCTGTCTTCCCTGGTCGTGGCATTCCTGGTCGTGGCTTTCCTGGTCAGGGCTTTCCCGGTCAGGGCTTCCCTGGTCAGGGCTTCCCTGTTCAAGGCTTTCCCTTTCCCGGTCAGGGCTACCCTTTGGTCCCTGGTCAGGGCTTCCCCGGTCAGGGCTTTCCTGGTCAGGGCTTTCCCCGTCAGGGCTTCCCTGGTCAGGGCTTCCCTGGCCAATTCCGTTGCATTAATGGCTGTTGTTATGGGAATGCGAGAGGTTGCTTAGCTTGCTGCTAA
- the LOC114384473 gene encoding uncharacterized protein LOC114384473, protein MSSKKKIAILIPASMLAMLLLISSSEVAASHSKEGEVVKITNEQGDAKFVGGGDLDVMVICFPPPPRRYGRGVYYEYVDNLSQKQADKCYCGCCWLTESGDCRQCCREYYWSPRSGGASP, encoded by the exons ATGAGTTCGAAGAAGAAGATAGCAATACTTATCCCAGCAAGCATGTTGGCCATGCTCCTTCTGATATCTTCATCAGAGGTGGCAGCCAGCCATTCAAAGGAGG GTGAGGTTGTCAAAATAACTAACGAACAGGGTGATGCCAAATTTGTTGGTGGTGGTGACCTTGATGTTATGGTCATTTGTTTTCCTCCTCCCCCTCGTCGTTATGGCCGGGGTGTTTACTACGAATACGTTGACAATCTTTCTCAAAAGCAAGCAGATAAATGCTATTGTGGTTGTTGCTGGCTGACAGAGTCGGGAGATTGCAGACAATGCTGCCGAGAATACTATTGGTCGCCTAGAAGTGGCGGTGCCTCCCCCTGA
- the LOC114384443 gene encoding dormancy-associated protein 2-like, which translates to MALKSKIALLITGLLAMLVFISSEVAAARNLKEGEVVRETNRVGDAKLVGGIHDVSKLSIPGIGGNFIGGVFPGNIGGGYIGGSIPIIGGGYIGGFPNIGGGGGFPNIGGGGGFPNIGGGFQGQAFCRFSCCVQDAMGRCLRCCSISR; encoded by the exons ATGGCTTTGAAGTCGAAGATTGCATTACTCATCACAGGCCTGTTGGCCATGCTCGTTTTCATTTCCTCAGAGGTAGCTGCAGCCAGGAATTTGAAAGAGG GTGAGGTAGTAAGAGAGACAAATAGAGTTGGTGATGCCAAATTAGTTGGTGGTATTCATGATGTTAGCAAACTTAGCATCCCAGGCATTGGTGGGAATTTCATTGGTGGTGTTTTCCCAGGCAATATTGGTGGGGGTTACATTGGTGGTTCCATCCCAATCATTGGCGGGGGTTACATTGGTGGTTTCCCTAacattggtggtggtggtggtttccCTAacattggtggtggtggtggtttccCTAATATTGGTGGTGGCTTCCAAGGCCAAGCGTTTTGCAGATTCAGCTGTTGTGTTCAGGATGCAATGGGAAGATGCTTAAGGTGCTGCTCAATCTCAAGATAA